The following proteins are encoded in a genomic region of Planctomycetota bacterium:
- a CDS encoding biopolymer transporter ExbD: MRSTSRKRENVKIQPPMTPMIDCIFQLLIFFMLMPSSAGREGYLTTNLPRDQGPNPIPQKEILERLKIELLDEGNEGEGVSIVLNDTQSLGDNFAGLRAALEGYRARGLQPTHPILISPTMAVRHKFVVRAFDAAVTARFTNINFAVPR, translated from the coding sequence ATGCGAAGCACAAGCCGCAAGCGCGAAAATGTGAAGATTCAGCCGCCCATGACGCCCATGATCGACTGCATCTTCCAGTTGCTCATCTTCTTCATGCTGATGCCGTCGTCGGCGGGCCGCGAGGGCTACCTGACCACCAACCTGCCGAGAGACCAGGGCCCAAATCCGATCCCACAAAAGGAGATCCTGGAGAGGCTCAAGATCGAACTCTTGGATGAGGGAAACGAAGGCGAAGGCGTCTCGATCGTCCTGAACGATACGCAGAGTCTCGGGGACAATTTCGCGGGCCTCCGCGCCGCGCTCGAAGGCTACCGCGCGCGAGGCCTCCAACCGACTCACCCGATCCTGATTTCGCCGACGATGGCGGTGCGGCACAAGTTCGTCGTGCGGGCGTTCGACGCCGCGGTGACGGCACGGTTCACGAACATCAATTTCGCCGTGCCGCGATAG
- a CDS encoding MotA/TolQ/ExbB proton channel family protein produces the protein MGKQRAVVLGVMLGVVLVASMGALGQEAQKAQKGEMSLGGMLYVSTFTNVMGFLDMVSIYACSIASIALIIEHALTIRRTVIVPELSVAQIKTMFDERRFREALEFCQADPSFVSGVVHAGLIEAANGYEAMERAMGDAAEERAARLYRKIEWLNLLGNVAPMLGLFGTVYGMMVCFSQIAAKGGKANPEDLAGGIMIALVSTFCGLLVAMPALSAYSIFRTRIEQMSMEAALVAEELLANFKPTAAA, from the coding sequence ATGGGTAAGCAACGGGCGGTGGTACTTGGGGTGATGCTGGGCGTGGTGCTCGTGGCGAGCATGGGGGCGCTGGGCCAGGAGGCCCAGAAGGCCCAGAAGGGCGAGATGTCCCTCGGCGGCATGCTCTATGTGTCGACATTCACAAACGTCATGGGGTTTCTGGACATGGTGTCGATCTACGCGTGCTCGATCGCCTCGATTGCGCTAATCATCGAGCACGCCCTTACGATCCGGCGGACGGTGATCGTGCCGGAACTGTCGGTCGCGCAGATCAAAACGATGTTCGACGAGCGGCGTTTCCGGGAGGCGCTGGAGTTCTGCCAGGCCGACCCGTCCTTCGTCTCGGGCGTGGTGCACGCGGGCCTGATCGAGGCGGCGAACGGCTACGAGGCGATGGAGCGAGCCATGGGCGACGCCGCCGAAGAACGCGCCGCGCGCCTCTACCGCAAGATCGAATGGCTGAACCTCCTGGGGAACGTCGCCCCGATGCTCGGGCTGTTCGGGACGGTGTACGGCATGATGGTGTGTTTCAGCCAGATCGCGGCGAAGGGCGGGAAGGCCAACCCCGAGGACCTCGCGGGCGGTATCATGATCGCGCTGGTCTCGACGTTCTGCGGGCTGCTGGTCGCCATGCCGGCCCTCAGCGCCTATAGCATCTTCAGGACCCGCATTGAGCAAATGTCCATGGAGGCGGCGCTGGTGGCCGAGGAACTGCTGGCGAACTTCAAGCCCACGGCCGCGGCCTGA
- a CDS encoding biopolymer transporter ExbD — translation MARVIRAKGGGDIGFNMTPMIDIIFNLIIFFMLISQFQQLEIEDVVLPEAEAAKILDYSQYRNIVINIIKGKTSSLDAVVKVMGREMRVLEAYTRPNGAQTVGGELTAYLVDAASKGDKANLNVILRADADVPYEDVARVMLAAGAAGIEGWWVTTKIPESEQK, via the coding sequence ATGGCTAGAGTCATCAGGGCGAAAGGCGGCGGCGACATCGGCTTCAACATGACGCCGATGATTGACATCATCTTCAACCTCATCATCTTCTTCATGCTTATCAGCCAGTTCCAGCAGTTGGAGATTGAGGACGTCGTGCTGCCCGAGGCCGAGGCCGCCAAGATCCTGGACTACAGCCAGTACCGCAACATCGTGATTAACATCATCAAGGGCAAAACGAGCAGCCTCGACGCCGTGGTCAAGGTGATGGGCCGGGAAATGCGCGTGCTCGAAGCGTACACCCGTCCGAACGGCGCTCAGACGGTCGGGGGCGAACTGACGGCGTATCTTGTGGATGCGGCATCCAAGGGAGATAAAGCGAACCTGAACGTCATCTTGCGGGCGGATGCAGACGTCCCCTACGAGGACGTCGCCCGCGTCATGCTGGCCGCAGGCGCCGCCGGCATCGAAGGATGGTGGGTCACCACCAAGATCCCGGAGTCGGAACAGAAATAG